One Acidobacteriota bacterium genomic region harbors:
- a CDS encoding adenine phosphoribosyltransferase, with product MDALRKLVREIPDFPKPGILFYDITTLLKDPKGLKRVINRMSEGFVGEKIDVVVGIEARGFIFAPAIAYHLGAGFVPVRKPKKLPAETERECYDLEYGSDCLEIHKDSIQPGHRVLIADDLLATGGTALAVTKLVERLGGTVVGITFVIELDFLNGREKLAGYHVESLLRYDS from the coding sequence ATGGATGCTCTTCGTAAACTTGTTCGTGAAATCCCGGATTTTCCTAAACCCGGCATTTTGTTTTATGACATCACCACCCTCTTGAAAGACCCAAAGGGGCTCAAGCGTGTGATCAACCGCATGAGCGAAGGATTTGTCGGCGAGAAAATTGACGTGGTGGTTGGGATCGAAGCCCGTGGTTTTATTTTTGCCCCAGCCATCGCCTATCACCTGGGGGCCGGTTTTGTCCCGGTTCGGAAACCCAAAAAGCTTCCGGCGGAAACCGAGCGTGAATGCTATGACCTGGAGTATGGCAGTGATTGTCTTGAGATCCACAAAGATTCGATCCAGCCTGGTCATCGGGTGCTGATCGCGGATGATTTGCTGGCAACCGGCGGAACGGCCCTGGCTGTAACCAAACTGGTTGAACGCCTTGGCGGTACGGTCGTGGGCATTACCTTTGTGATCGAACTGGATTTTCTCAACGGTCGTGAAAAACTGGCCGGGTATCACGTCGAATCACTCCTGCGCTATGATTCATAA
- a CDS encoding glycosyltransferase family 2 protein yields MTHPLDLSVLIATRNRARLLGPTLASLARQEMNGLRWEVIVIDNNSTDDTPQVLEQARRTLPLVSLFEPEPGKNRALNQGLKVAKGQLLVFTDDDGTHSNRWLVDLYQAAQRWPDFDIFCGPIEPTYPPETPVWLKEEVFTSTAFSKFPPVWIPPMTEETPFEYHNILPFGPNFAVRRTAMEGVHFDPQMGPQGRSYPMGGETEFLQRLRARGCQIIYVPTAQVSHNVDAGQISFDWLFRRAFFYGRGRARMDSEPALLQILNVPVRYWLKIPLAWVQYQFSRFGAPCQRFRTGVKYHRLRGEFYEYRQLASDPHRQIAKKVK; encoded by the coding sequence ATGACTCACCCTCTTGATCTCAGCGTGTTGATTGCCACCCGGAATCGGGCCAGACTCCTTGGCCCGACCCTGGCCTCTCTTGCTCGCCAGGAAATGAATGGACTTAGATGGGAAGTCATTGTCATTGACAACAACAGTACTGACGACACGCCACAGGTTTTGGAGCAGGCGCGCCGCACACTTCCTCTGGTCTCGCTTTTTGAACCCGAACCTGGAAAAAATCGAGCTTTGAATCAAGGACTGAAGGTTGCAAAAGGTCAATTGCTGGTTTTTACCGATGATGATGGTACTCATTCGAACCGGTGGTTAGTTGATCTGTATCAGGCGGCTCAACGGTGGCCAGACTTTGATATTTTTTGCGGCCCAATTGAACCCACATACCCACCTGAAACACCAGTCTGGTTGAAAGAAGAAGTCTTCACTTCAACTGCCTTTTCAAAATTCCCTCCGGTATGGATTCCTCCCATGACCGAAGAAACCCCATTTGAATATCACAATATTTTACCTTTTGGGCCGAACTTTGCTGTTCGACGAACAGCAATGGAGGGAGTTCACTTTGATCCTCAGATGGGTCCTCAGGGCAGGAGTTACCCAATGGGCGGAGAGACAGAGTTTCTTCAACGATTGCGAGCCAGAGGATGTCAGATTATCTATGTTCCAACCGCGCAGGTGAGTCACAATGTGGATGCCGGCCAGATTTCATTCGACTGGTTATTTCGTCGGGCTTTTTTCTATGGGCGGGGCCGGGCGCGGATGGATTCTGAACCGGCCTTACTGCAAATCCTCAACGTTCCAGTGCGGTACTGGCTCAAAATTCCGCTGGCCTGGGTTCAATATCAGTTCAGTCGGTTTGGGGCCCCCTGCCAGCGATTTCGAACCGGTGTCAAATATCATCGGCTCCGTGGCGAATTTTACGAATATCGCCAGTTGGCAAGTGACCCGCATCGCCAAATAGCAAAGAAGGTGAAATAG
- a CDS encoding glycosyltransferase family 2 protein codes for MENVDVSILISTRNRASVLRQTLQSLRNQHLNGIRWEIVVVDNGSSDDTAQVLREAQSWLPLIPLTEPTPGKNRALNRALDIVTGELLIFTDDDTEHTEQWVSELVAASRQWPEISIFGGPVIPLLPPETPEWIRQNRRITSIAFSHFDLNHTENTRLDDPTLPFGPNYALRAAAVGGKRFSLSLGPQAADPQSPLGDETEFLARIYEENQQIGYVPRAKVFHRVEKHQLESAWLLNRAFRFGRGFVHFAPNTTSFRLGGVPARLMVVFCITWLFHHLFFFRAEPQKFKTSSTLYFLRGQIFEYRQIHRSGQSIPPSL; via the coding sequence GTGGAGAACGTTGATGTCAGTATTTTGATTTCCACTCGAAATCGAGCGTCCGTTTTGCGGCAAACGTTGCAATCGTTGCGCAATCAACACTTGAATGGAATTCGATGGGAAATTGTAGTCGTTGATAATGGAAGCAGCGACGATACAGCCCAGGTTTTACGCGAAGCCCAAAGCTGGTTGCCGTTGATTCCGCTGACGGAGCCAACCCCAGGAAAAAACCGGGCATTGAACCGGGCACTTGATATCGTGACAGGTGAATTACTGATTTTTACTGATGACGACACTGAGCACACTGAACAATGGGTCTCAGAACTGGTCGCTGCCTCCAGACAATGGCCAGAAATTTCAATTTTTGGCGGTCCGGTTATCCCGTTACTGCCACCTGAAACGCCGGAATGGATTCGCCAAAATCGGCGGATTACCTCAATTGCCTTTTCCCATTTTGATCTCAATCACACTGAAAATACCCGGCTTGACGATCCAACCCTGCCATTTGGGCCAAATTATGCCCTGCGGGCAGCCGCTGTTGGTGGAAAGCGTTTTTCATTAAGTCTGGGACCACAGGCGGCGGATCCACAATCACCCCTGGGAGATGAGACTGAGTTTTTAGCCCGGATATATGAAGAAAATCAGCAGATTGGGTATGTTCCCAGAGCGAAAGTCTTTCACCGGGTTGAAAAGCACCAGCTTGAATCAGCCTGGCTGTTGAACCGGGCGTTTCGGTTTGGGCGTGGGTTTGTTCATTTTGCACCTAACACCACCTCATTTCGGTTGGGTGGTGTTCCTGCTCGACTGATGGTTGTCTTCTGCATTACCTGGTTGTTCCACCATCTGTTCTTTTTTCGGGCGGAACCGCAAAAGTTCAAAACCAGTTCAACGCTTTATTTCCTGCGCGGACAGATATTTGAATACCGCCAGATCCATCGGTCAGGTCAGTCAATTCCTCCTTCTCTATGA
- a CDS encoding zinc ribbon domain-containing protein, translating to MQNRYYRLPNAFHISLDPLLDELRQFFVLNGHQVQIIPINNGHILQAQKESTLSNLTAQSSALTVRLTRELDGLRVEVGNGRWLDKAAIGLVGYVLLAPLILLPIVGAINQFKLSEDVWEKIEAFVARQNGAPMPGTAYSPPPPAGYTSPTYYPPPASAVEVRCASCKTVLATGAMFCSRCGTRVGNGSVVESFASSSPTCPDCGLMNPLGARFCSGCGHRFGG from the coding sequence ATGCAGAACCGATATTACCGGCTTCCCAATGCCTTTCATATTTCACTTGACCCATTACTGGATGAACTGCGGCAGTTTTTTGTCTTGAACGGCCATCAGGTTCAAATCATTCCAATCAATAACGGTCATATTCTGCAAGCCCAAAAAGAATCAACCTTGAGCAACCTGACAGCTCAGTCCTCGGCCCTGACGGTGCGGTTGACCCGCGAACTTGATGGATTGCGAGTTGAAGTCGGCAATGGGCGGTGGCTGGATAAAGCGGCCATCGGGTTGGTTGGATACGTATTGCTGGCACCGCTCATTTTGCTTCCAATTGTCGGTGCAATCAATCAGTTTAAGCTGTCAGAAGATGTTTGGGAAAAAATCGAAGCCTTTGTCGCCCGACAGAACGGCGCGCCAATGCCAGGAACGGCGTATTCCCCCCCTCCCCCGGCTGGCTATACTTCTCCAACCTACTACCCACCCCCCGCTTCCGCCGTTGAGGTACGCTGTGCTTCGTGTAAGACCGTTCTGGCAACGGGTGCCATGTTTTGTTCGCGGTGCGGAACCAGGGTTGGAAACGGTTCGGTGGTCGAATCGTTTGCCAGTTCCAGCCCAACCTGTCCCGATTGTGGCCTGATGAACCCTCTTGGGGCACGGTTTTGCTCGGGCTGTGGTCATCGGTTTGGTGGATAA
- a CDS encoding FKBP-type peptidyl-prolyl cis-trans isomerase: MSATLGIEEIVVGSGASPKIGDTVVVHYTGVLTNGVKFDSSKDRNRPFEFILGVGQVIKGWDQGVATMKIGGKRKLTVPPELGYGSRGIGPIPPNSTLIFEVELLGIK; the protein is encoded by the coding sequence ATGAGTGCAACTTTAGGCATTGAAGAGATCGTGGTTGGGTCGGGCGCTTCACCAAAAATCGGTGACACCGTGGTGGTTCACTACACCGGCGTGCTCACCAATGGCGTCAAGTTTGACAGTTCAAAAGATCGCAACCGCCCATTTGAATTCATTTTGGGTGTGGGACAGGTCATCAAAGGGTGGGATCAGGGTGTCGCGACCATGAAAATTGGCGGCAAACGCAAACTGACAGTTCCACCTGAACTTGGCTATGGAAGCCGTGGGATTGGTCCCATTCCACCGAATTCAACCCTGATTTTTGAAGTTGAATTGCTTGGCATCAAATAA
- a CDS encoding acylphosphatase, producing the protein MAVVARRFVITGRVQGVGYRYYTLRAACQYQIRGWVRNLPDGSVEAWVEGTLDAIEKLKHDLAFGPMYAEVRKISETAVEPTGHFDTFRING; encoded by the coding sequence ATGGCCGTTGTTGCTCGACGTTTTGTGATTACTGGCCGTGTGCAGGGAGTCGGGTATCGCTATTACACGCTTCGCGCCGCCTGTCAGTATCAAATCAGAGGATGGGTGCGAAATTTGCCCGATGGCTCAGTTGAAGCCTGGGTTGAAGGTACTCTTGATGCCATTGAAAAGCTCAAACACGATCTTGCCTTTGGTCCGATGTATGCGGAAGTTCGAAAAATCAGTGAAACCGCCGTCGAACCAACCGGACATTTTGATACATTTCGCATTAATGGATAG